A region from the Oncorhynchus keta strain PuntledgeMale-10-30-2019 chromosome 5, Oket_V2, whole genome shotgun sequence genome encodes:
- the LOC118384141 gene encoding syntaxin-1B — translation MKDRTQELRSAKDSDDDEEVVQVDRDHFMDEFFEQVEEIRVCIDKLSEDVEQVKKQHSAILAAPNPDEKTKQELEDLTADIKKTANKVRSKLKAIEQSIEQEEGLNRSSADLRIRKTQHSTLSRKFVEVMTEYNTTQSKYRDRCKDRIQRQLEITGRTTTNEELEDMLESGKLAIFTDDIKMDSQIDKQALNEIETRHTEIIKLENSIRELHDMFVDMAMLVESQGEMIDRIEYNVEHSVDFVERAVSDTKKAVKYQSQARKKKLMIIVCCTILGVVLASTIGGYLGF, via the exons GCTAAGGACAGCGATGATGATGAAGAAGTTGTCCAGGTTGACCGGGATCACTTCATGGATGAGTTCTTCGAACAG GTGGAAGAGATCCGAGTCTGTATAGATAAGCTGTCAGAAGATGTGGAGCAGGTCAAGAAGCAGCATAGCGCCATCCTGGCAGCGCCCAACCCTGACGAAA AGACCAAGCAGGAGTTGGAGGACCTCACAGCTGACATCAAGAAGACAGCCAATAAAGTTCGCTCAAAATTAAAAG CAATCGAGCAGAGCATTGAGCAGGAGGAGGGGCTGAACAGATCATCTGCAGACCTGCGAATTCGTAAGACACAG CACTCGACGCTGTCACGCAAGTTTGTAGAGGTGATGACCGAGTACAACACCACGCAGTCCAAATACAGGGACCGCTGCAAGGACCGTATCCAGAGACAGCTGGAGATCA CTGGGAGAACAACCACCAACGAGGAGCTGGAGGATATGCTGGAGAGTGGCAAGCTTGCCATTTTCACCGATGAT ATCAAGATGGACTCTCAGATAGACAAGCAGGCTCTGAATGAGATTGAGACCCGACACACCGAGATCATCAAGCTGGAGAACAGCATCCGTGAGCTGCACGACATGTTTGTGGACATGGCCATGCTGGTCGAGAGCCAG GGAGAGATGATTGACAGAATTGAGTACAACGTGGAGCACTCCGTGGACTTTGTGGAGCGGGCGGTGTCTGACACCAAGAAGGCTGTCAAATACCAGAGCCAGGCTCGCAAG AAGAAGCTCATGATCATCGTCTGCTGTACTATTTTGGGAGTCGTCTTGGCATCCACTATCGGCGGATACCTGGGCTTTTAA